From a single Myotis daubentonii chromosome 5, mMyoDau2.1, whole genome shotgun sequence genomic region:
- the RAVER1 gene encoding ribonucleoprotein PTB-binding 1 — MAADVSVTHRPPLSPEPGAEVETDDAPERRAPEEELQPLDPEEIRKRLEHTERQFRNRRKILIRGLPGDVTNQEVHDLLSDYELKYCFVDKYKGTAFVTLLNGEQAEAAISTFHQSCLRERELSVQLQPADALLCVANLPPSLTQPQFEELVRPFGSLERCFLVYSERTGHSKGYGFAEYMKKDSAARAKSDLLGKPLGTRTLYVHWTDAGQLTPALLHSRCLCVDRLPPGFSDVDALRQALSAVHTPTFCQLAYGQDGQLKGFAVLEYETAEMAEEVQQEADGLALGGSHLRISFCAPGPPGRSMLAALIAAQATALNRGKGLLPEPNILQLLNSLGPSASLQLLLNPLLHSNSGGKQGLLGAPPAMPLLNGPALSTALLQLALQTQGQKKPGILGDSPLGPLQPGAQSANHLLGELSAGGGLPPELPPRRGKPPPLLPPLLGPSGGDREPMGLGPPAAQLTTPPAPVGLLGTGLRGLQKDSGPLPAPPGVSLLGEPPKDFRIPLNPYLNLHSLLPASNLASKEARGWGGAGRSRRPAEGPLTNPPVPRGGGGGGGGSSKAFQLKSRLLSPLTSTRLPPEPGLPDSYGFDYPSDMGPRRLFSHPREPALGPHGPSRHKMSPPPSGFSERSGGGGGGSFSHFYSGSPTSYFTSGLQAGLKQSHLNKAVGSSPLGSGEGLLGLGPGPNGHSHLLKTPLGGQKRSFAHLLPSPEPSPEGSYVGQHSQGLGGHYADSYLKRKRIF, encoded by the exons atggcggccgacgtGTCCGTTACTCACCGGCCCCCGCTGAGTCCGGAGCCTGGGGCCGAGGTTGAAACTGACGATGCCCCAGAGCGCCGGGCGCCCGAAGAAGAACTGCAGCCGCTAGATCCAGAGGAGATCAGGAAACGCTTGGAACACACCGAGCGCCAGTTCCGTAACCGCCGCAAGATACTGATCCGGGGCCTCCCGGGGGACGTGACCAACCAG GAAGTGCACGACCTGCTCAGCGACTATGAGCTCAAGTACTGTTTTGTGgacaaatacaaagggacag CCTTTGTGACCCTGCTGAACGGGGAGCAAGCCGAGGCCGCCATCAGCACCTTCCACCAGAGCTGCCTGCGGGAGCGCGAGCTGTCTGTGCAACTGCAGCCCGCTGACGCCTTGCTCTGCGTGGCCAACCTGCCCCCCAGCCTCACGCAGCCGCAGTTCGAGGAGCTGGTGCGGCCCTTCGGCAGCCTGGAGCGCTGCTTCCTGGTCTATAGCGAGCGCACTGGCCATTCCAAGGGGTATGGCTTTGCCGAGTACATGAAGAAGGACTCGGCTGCCCGTGCCAAATCGGACCTGCTGGGCAAGCCGCTGGGCACGCGCACCCTCTATGTGCACTGGACAGATGCGGGACAGCTGACACCCGCCCTGCTCCACTCCCGCTGCCTCTGTGTTGACCGCCTGCCCCCTGGCTTCAGTGATGTGGACGCCCTGCGTCAGGCTCTGTCGGCTGTCCACACACCGACCTTCTGCCAG ctGGCATACGGCCAGGATGGGCAGCTGAAGGGCTTCGCTGTGCTGGAGTATGAGACTGCTGAGATGGCTGAAGAGGTGCAGCAGGAGGCAGAcggcctggccctggggggcAGCCACCTGCGCATCTCCTTCTGTGCCCCAGGGCCCCCTGGGCGCAGCATGCTGGCTGCGCTCATCGCTGCCCAGGCCACG GCCCTCAATCGGGGCAAAGGGCTCCTGCCTGAACCCAATATCCTGCAGCTGCTCAACAGCCTGGGGCCTTCCGcctccctccagctgctgctCAATCCCCTGCTTCACAGCAACTCGGGAGGCAAGCAGG GTCTCCTGGGTGCCCCTCCAGCCATGCCACTGCTCAACGGGCCTGCTCTGTCCACGGCGCTGCTGCAGCTGGCCCTGCAGACCCAGGGTCAGAAG AAGCCTGGGATCCTGGGAGACTCTCCCTTGGGCCCCCTGCAGCCTGGTGCCCAGTCGGCCAACCACCTCCTTGGGGAGCTGTCTGCAG GAGGGGGCCTGCCCCCGGAGCTGCCACCCCGGCGAGGGAAGCCACCACCCCTGCTACCGCCACTGCTTGGTCCTTCCGGAGGCGACCGAGAACCCATGGGCCTGGGtcccccagcagcccagctcaCTACACCCCCTGCCCCTGTGGGACTCCTAGGCACTGGCCTCAGAGGCCTACAGAAAGATAGTGGACCTCTGCCAGCACCGCCCGGG GTCTCACTGTTGGGGGAGCCCCCCAAGGACTTCCGGATCCCCCTGAACCCTTACCTGAACCTACAcagcctgctccctgccagcaATCTGGCGAGTAAGGaggcccggggctggggaggCGCCGGGAGAAGCCGCCGCCCAGCTGAGGGCCCCCTGACTAACCCCCCAGTCCCCAGAGGCGGCGGTGGTGGAGGTGGCGGCAGCAGCAAAGCCTTCCAGCTCAAGTCCCGCCTGCTCAGCCCCCTCACCAGCACGCGCCTGCCCCCCGAACCAGGGCTTCCTGACAGCTATGGCTTCGACTACCCTTCG GACATGGGACCTAGGCGGCTCTTCTCCCACCCACGGGAGCCAGCCCTCGGGCCTCACGGACCCAGCCGACACAAA ATGTCCCCTCCACCCAGTGGCTTCAGCGAACggagtggtggaggtggtgggggatCCTTCTCTCACTTTTATTCGGGCTCGCCCACTTCCTACTTCACCAGCGGCCTGCAGGCTGGCCTCAAGCAAAGCCACCTTAACAAG GCGGTTGGTTCCTCTCCACTGGGCTCCGGAGAagggctcctgggcctgggccctgggcccaaTGGCCATAGCCACCTGCTGAAG ACGCCACTGGGTGGCCAGAAACGCAGTTTTGCCCACCTGCTGCCCTCGCCAGAGCCCAGCCCAGAAGGCAGCTATGTGGGACAGCACTCCCAAGGCCTTGGTGGCCATTATGCAGATTCGTACCTGAAGCGCAAGAGGATTTTCTAA
- the FDX2 gene encoding ferredoxin-2, mitochondrial — protein sequence MAASVARGGVSAGFLLRVTKGRWWSRFGGFWGSGEAASPATARKFRVTGSRSAGEEEPSGPERPGDVVNVVFVDRSGQRIPVRGRVGDNVLHLAQRHGVDLEGACEASLACSTCHVYVSEDHLDFLPSPDEREDDMLDMAPLLQENSRLGCQIILTPELEGAEFTLPKITRNFYVDGHVPKPH from the exons ATGGCCGCCTCCGTGGCCCGGGGTGGCGTGAGTGCTGGGTTCTTGCTGCGGGTGACCAAAGGTCGCTGGTGGAGCCGTTTTGGGGGCTTTTGGGGATCCGGGGAGGCGGCGTCACCAGCGACCGCCAGGAAATTCCGGGTGACAG GCTCGCGCTCGGCGGGGGAGGAAGAACCGAGCGGCCCCGAGCGGCCCGGGGACGT GGTGAACGTGGTGTTCGTAGACCGGTCGGGCCAGCGGATCCCGGTGAGAGGCAGAGTCGGGGATAACGTTCTCCACCTGGCCCAGCGCCACGGGGTGGACCTGGAAG GGGCCTGTGAGGCGTCCCTGGCCTGCTCCACCTGCCATGTGTATGTGAGCGAGGACCACCTGGACTTTCTGCCTTCTCCTGATGAGAG GGAGGATGACATGCTGGACATGGCCCCCCTCCTCCAGGAGAACTCCCGGCTGGGCTGCCAGATCATCCTGACCCCTGAGCTGGAAGGGGCCGAATTCACCCTGCCCAAGATCACCAGGAACTTCTACGTGGACGGTCACGTCCCCAAGCCGCACTGA
- the ZGLP1 gene encoding GATA-type zinc finger protein 1: MSGPRAAPRTPRPTGAEDPKVPPNQQQGCPGRVVTTLPLVPSSFWPARQDSVTSLHLLRETAAGLAEPPAQDTPARGPCWERKALGVLDPPPLAGDPRAMLTPTGQRGRGLGPPEISAAPPAPPRRRPRKQSNPRQGAEKVDPRFAGVTLRFQIKPDSSLEIIRSYSLASSSRSQAPPTGPEANPGGSEALEPRRCASCRTQRTPLWRDAEDGTPLCNACGIRYKKYGTRCASCWLVPRKNVQPKKLCGRCGMFLGPDQGPPQEGDPRQKIQASGPRALVSEVHWPLPWPLLG, translated from the exons ATGTCTGGACCCCGAGCCGCTCCCCGGACCCCCCGCCCAACAGGCGCCGAGGACCCCAAGGTGCCTCCGAACCAGCAGCAG GGCTGCCCAGGAAGGGTGGTGACCACACTGCCCCTTGTCCCCagttccttctggcctgcacgTCAGGACTCCGTCACCAGCCTGCACCTCCTCCGAGAGACAGCAGCGGGGCTGGCGGAGCCCCCTGCCCAGGACACCCCGGCCCGGGGCCCCTGCTGGGAGCGGAAGGCCCTGGGGGTTTTGGATCCTCCGCCCCTGGCCGGGGATCCCAGGGCCATGCTGACCCCAACTGGTCAGCGAGGACGCGGCCTGGGGCCTCCTGAGATTTCcgcagcccctccagccccacctcggAGGAGGCCCCGGAAGCAGTCAAACCCCCGCCAGGGCGCCGAGAAAGTGGACCCTCGGTTCGCGGGAGTGACCCTGAGGTTTCAGATAAAGCCGGATTCCAGCCTTGAGATCATCCGCAGCTACAG cctggccagcagcagcCGCTCTCAGGCTCCCCCTACAGGCCCCGAGGCCAACCCAGGAGGCAGCGAGGCCCTGG AGCCCAGGCGCTGTGCTTCTTGCAGGACCCAGAGAACCCCACTCTGGAGAGATGCCGAAGATGGGACACCTCTCTGCAATGCCTGTGGCATCAG GTACAAGAAGTATGGCACCCGGTgcgccagctgctggctggtgcCCAGGAAGAATGTGCAGCCCAAGAAGTTATGTGGCAGATGCGGGATGTTCCTGGGCCCCGACCAAGGCCCACCCCAGGAAGG GGACCCCAGGCAGAAGATCCAGGCCTCAGGCCCTAGAGCCCTTGTCTCAGAGGTTCACTGGCCTCTTCCTTGGCCCCTGCTTGGCTGA